One genomic region from bacterium encodes:
- a CDS encoding cob(I)yrinic acid a,c-diamide adenosyltransferase, whose protein sequence is LVITGRCAHPEVIVLADLVSEVLEIKHPYRAGLEAREGVEY, encoded by the coding sequence GCTGGTCATCACCGGCCGCTGCGCCCACCCGGAGGTCATCGTCCTCGCCGACCTGGTCTCCGAGGTGTTGGAGATAAAGCACCCCTACCGGGCGGGGCTGGAAGCCCGGGAGGGCGTCGAATACTGA